In one Echinicola marina genomic region, the following are encoded:
- a CDS encoding GNAT family N-acetyltransferase, with protein MMKIETLSTIDNATFLQKTEIADFLFKHLEEYGDPHADIMKCLDYALDMAGDKGGFVVMGRENGKIVGAVVVNKTGMSGYIPENILVYIAVNANQRGKGVGKKLMKTAIDMSSGDIALHVEPDNPARKLYEKLGFTNKYLEMRLKK; from the coding sequence ATGATGAAAATAGAGACACTTTCAACCATTGATAATGCCACCTTTTTACAAAAAACCGAAATTGCAGATTTTCTGTTTAAGCATTTGGAAGAATATGGTGATCCTCACGCGGATATCATGAAATGCTTGGACTATGCTTTGGACATGGCTGGCGATAAAGGAGGTTTTGTTGTTATGGGAAGAGAAAATGGGAAGATTGTAGGAGCAGTAGTGGTGAATAAAACAGGAATGTCTGGATATATTCCAGAAAATATTTTAGTTTATATAGCTGTTAATGCCAATCAAAGAGGGAAAGGAGTGGGGAAGAAATTAATGAAAACAGCCATAGATATGTCCAGTGGTGATATTGCCTTGCATGTGGAGCCAGACAATCCCGCAAGAAAACTCTATGAAAAACTGGGTTTTACCAATAAATACCTCGAAATGAGGTTGAAAAAATAA
- a CDS encoding alanine racemase: protein MAFLNLYKDNLKRNYEFLRQKFKENNVAWGAVSKLLCGNEIYIQELIDLGIDEIHDSRISNLAKVKEINENIKTVYIKPPSKRNLADVVTYADVSLNSELNTIKWISEEAVKQQKKHQIIIMVETGDLREGVMGEDLVEFYAKIFRLPNVEVIGLGTNLNCLNGVMPSTDKLIQLSLYKQIIELKFNKEIPWVSAGTSVTIPLMLNHQLPKGVNHFRVGETLYFGANLFDDSTIKGMNDGVFELCAEIIELQEKPLLPTGNLAANPQGEIAEIDESLYGQSSFRGILDLGLLDVDPKYLIYDKDEFEVLGGSSDMLILDLGKNPKNYQVGDLIRFKLKYMGALAVLNSYYIEKRVK, encoded by the coding sequence ATGGCATTTCTAAATCTTTACAAGGATAACCTGAAAAGGAATTACGAATTTCTACGTCAGAAATTTAAGGAGAATAATGTGGCTTGGGGAGCAGTTTCCAAATTACTATGTGGAAATGAGATTTACATCCAAGAGCTGATAGACTTAGGTATAGATGAAATCCATGATTCCAGGATAAGTAATCTAGCTAAGGTGAAGGAAATCAATGAAAACATAAAAACGGTTTATATTAAACCTCCTTCTAAGCGTAACCTGGCTGATGTGGTTACCTATGCAGATGTAAGTTTGAACAGTGAATTAAATACGATAAAGTGGATCAGTGAAGAGGCCGTCAAGCAGCAAAAGAAACACCAAATCATCATTATGGTGGAGACTGGAGATTTAAGGGAAGGGGTCATGGGTGAAGATTTGGTGGAGTTTTATGCCAAGATTTTCAGGTTGCCCAATGTGGAGGTGATTGGGCTAGGTACCAATTTAAATTGCCTAAATGGGGTAATGCCTTCTACAGACAAATTAATTCAATTGTCACTTTATAAACAGATCATTGAATTAAAATTCAACAAAGAAATTCCTTGGGTATCTGCAGGAACTTCGGTGACCATTCCACTGATGCTGAACCACCAGTTACCAAAAGGAGTCAATCATTTCAGGGTGGGGGAAACCCTGTATTTTGGTGCCAATCTATTTGACGATTCCACCATCAAGGGGATGAATGACGGTGTTTTTGAATTGTGCGCTGAAATCATTGAGTTGCAGGAAAAACCACTTTTGCCCACGGGTAATTTAGCAGCAAATCCCCAAGGGGAAATTGCTGAGATCGATGAATCCTTATATGGCCAATCTTCCTTTCGAGGAATATTGGACCTGGGCTTGTTGGATGTAGATCCTAAATATTTGATTTATGATAAGGACGAATTTGAAGTATTGGGAGGAAGTTCGGATATGTTGATCCTGGATTTGGGTAAAAACCCGAAAAATTACCAAGTTGGGGACCTGATTCGCTTTAAGTTGAAGTATATGGGGGCTTTGGCTGTTTTAAATTCCTATTATATTGAAAAAAGAGTTAAGTAG